gtagaaaTAAGATGCAGTGACATGCTCTTTATACACAGTAgtgcatttaaatgaattataaagGGATACTATATGGTGAAGCTGAGGTTTGTTTGGTTAGCATGTAATATTTCTTTAATTCTCTTGTGTTATGTGTTAGTAACTGGCGTGGAAAATACagtgatatacagtatatctgaGGAGTGTCGATCAAGCAGTTACCAACGATCATTCATGTCTTGAGTGATGAATTGACTTGAAATAGAGTTAAAGCAAATTAGACTCCATAAATCATacatattgttttttgttttttatttttttcaccctcTACCACACCCTTCCTCCCCCACACTCTCCACCTCAAGCACATTGGGTGTGACCGTATTCACAGACTTCTTGGAGCAAAACCACATTCCTCTAGTGAGTGTTAGGAAGCCAAGCATTGTCTCTACAAGTCCTCAGCAGCACTGAGTCAAGCCTGAGTGAAACTAGTTAAACATTGCCGTCGATCTGTTAATGTGTAACCATCCGTGTTACAAGCCAGTGTAGAAACTCACCTCTTGTATTTGTTCTGCTTCCCTAAAGTTCAAGTTGATTCGTTAAAGAGAAATGAGATACACAGTCATTGCATTCACTGTACCCTGTTTATTGTACAGTTTGTTTTTAAAGAGTCCCTACGAATTTTAAAACCAAACTTATGACTTGATATTAACTTTATTTTCTAAAGTGCTTCTATTACGCCCTTAAAGGAGCTTCTCAAAAGCACTTAACAATGTTAAAGTACACATGTAAAATTAAAACGGTAATACAGGATAAACAAGAGCACAGGAAGATCAAATAAACAAGAGACAGCAATGAGTTTTAAAAATGCCAAGAGACTGTGCTTCCCGAATTTCAGCTGTTGTTTCTTTACCACATTGAAATACATTAGTGTGATGAAACAAGTACGTAACATATCATTGAAGGTCTTTTTCTCCGTTCTTCTTCCAGCTTGGGCCCAGGCAGTCGCTGCTCTGATGATCATAggcctcatcatcctcatcttcgCCTTCATCGTCTCATTTGTGGCTCTCTGCTGTTCCCTCAACGTCACTCTGCTGCCTGTAGTCGGATGCTTACTAATTGTGGCTGGTAAGACACTCAGTTAACCTATCAGTTTGTGGGATATCAGGGAATCGGGGCTGTTGTCACATTCAAATTGGCAGAAATGCAAAATATAAGGAGTCCAGTGCTTCTGAGGAAGTTTCACAACAAAAGCATTTCCTCCACCTTGTCTATTGAATGCTTTCTAAATAATACATGGATGCTGGGCTGGGCGGTGTGATGGGATAAAAACGTGTGACGAAGAGTGATATTTGGCTGTACTGGGATTGGTGTATCAGTTGCCAGGACGGCTTTAGGTTATTAATACAgcgtttataaaaattacatgcCTGAATGCTCCCTAAACAAGTTAAGAAGGAAAGACTTCTTTTGAAGGTGGAGTGTGACGCAGAGTTTACAGATATATATACAGACCGTGCTTTTGGTCTTTCCACCCTGCTTTGGTTTTGCTGTCGCTCTCACCCCTCCCTGTCCTCTTCACTTGTATTCAGGTGAAAGTTAAGAACAGCTGTTTTGTTCTCCGTCGCTTGTTCATTGCCAGACTGAAACATAGCCTCTTCTtttaaatttgtcttttaatatttTCACTATTACTAAATTTTTGTTCTTTAAATCCACTCTATCTTTTTTCAGTTTCGTTCTGAAATGTCTGATCTGATAACTCTCTGATGACTATCTGATATCCTGCTCCCTCTGTATCAGCAATAGTGCTTCAGTTTGGGGTGGGGTCTATGACGGCGCTGTTGCTGGAAGTGTCAGACGCAGCTCTTTGTGAAAGATCCTACACACCCAAACAGGGCTTGGCCTTCGCTCGCACGTCTGTGCAACACTCGCTGAtgctcctggctggctcgccaacACAGCTATCAGCTactcattaaacatttttatataccaacacaaattggtaaaaaaaaagtttgttttaggTGCTGTTCATAAAACACTTATGATAAAACCTGTTGGACACCACAGGAATACTTTACTTTGAATAGCCATTCACCTGACTTTTTCAGAGCAATTTTTGTTGGCCAAAAATGCATTTCATCCACATTAAATGTGTGAATGTCGACACATAAGACAAGAAAGTATATCAAACTGCAGGGCTGAATTGTTTTTCAGATGCCTCAAACAGGACATTTCATAAAATAGGATAGATTGCTCTGAAATGATACAACTGTGTTCACAGACGAAATGtgtaatacaaataaaagtattagGACACATATTTTTAAGCATAGGTTATTATATGaatcataaaatcattttatttcagaacTAGTGTGACTTTCTAAGCTATGGATGTTTGAGAGCAAGATGCTGGCATTAATGGGTTTGATTTCTAGTGAAGTTGCTTCTGCCAAATGTAAACGACGTCAGTTCCCCTCGGGTGTTCTAGCTTTTACCTTTGGCTGTGTTCCTCTAATGGTTTGTTTCTGAACAGAGAGTCTATTGTTTTATCAACTGAAACCTAATAGTGTGCTTACTCCATctgtctttcaaataaatgccacctGGTTCAGTGATCAAATACTTTTAGGGTTACTGTAGAATTAGCTTGTGTTGTGCTATAAAGTGTGCCTGCTTTCTCTCGTTCCAGTAATCATCCAGATAATCGCTCTGATCATCTACCCTGTCAAGTTCAATGAGCAGATCTATGAAGGGTATTACGACTACACCTGGGCGTATGGTTTCGGCTGGGGGGCGACCATCTTGATGCTGGGCTGCGGGATCCTCTTCTACTGTCTTCCTCGCTACGAAGATGAGCTTGCTGGCTtggccaagaccaaatacatctACACCTCTGCCTGAAACCCCAAATACTTCTTTCTTTTAGAAAGGACAATGTTAAGCCGCCCAAGCCCTAAAAGTCTGTGCTCGCCAATCTCCAAAAGCATCATCATCTTCCCAAACCAAACATAGGACCACACTGACTTTGATGAGGACTGTCCTTGCCCTTTTATCTAACTTTTGGAACTAAtgcaattaatatttaattaataatcatCCACAAACAGACTGTTCACAAacagaaagtttatttttttaagtcactGAGCACAGATTGAACTCCACAGAGCATTATTCTGAATCTTCATATTGCACATTTTACATTATAGCGTCCTTCACATATTACATGTACATATAATTAATTCCATTAAGTAATTTCATTAATACAACTCAGAAAACATTAGGTGCATGTAGTTTGCTTTAGAATTTACACTGTAACATGACCTgccattttaaaaagttttgttaTTTGTATATTTCTTGAACATCTCTACATATCAACataaagaaaatcttttttttttacatgaatttgTCATTCCATGTCAGTCTGTAGTGACTGTGCATGCTTGATTGCACACTTCCCTAAAGTGCTCTTACTGtcagcaaaatattaaaaaagagtGTGCTTTGTGTTTGGCTGACCAAAGTGAAGTGAACTAAGATtagaaaggtttttatttttattttttctaatcgTGAGCATGGTTTTATAGTAAAATTGGTGAGCAAGtggataaaaacacaaaacacagcaacctgatgtttttctgttttcagaTATTGAAAAATCTTGTTGCATTCACGctgtcatcatttaatttcaattagACTGATGTGTATGTGgaaaaaaattgtataaaaagTACTTGGCTTGTAAACTTTGCAAAATCATAgggtttttttgtgtattttactagattatattgtttgtttttgcttagtTTTTTGTGTTAGTTTTTTCACTCTGCCATTTGTGGTTCTTTTGTTAAATGAATATGAATACCAATCTTCAATAAAAGGGAGCCTTGCTGTTAAGACGCCaatctgaagttttttttttttttttttgctactctATTAATTAAATCCCACAGTTCACAATAGTGACTGTCATAAAGGTTTTAATTTATAAAGCTTTTAAATCCTTACCGACTGATGTTTTAGTGCACTTCCTGCAAATATGGAACAAATAAAGCGTCTCAATTAAATATGTGCAGTTTCATCTGATTAGTGCAAATTGTCACATGTCCAGAGCAGTTTATTTCCTGTTTATGCCTTGAGAAGAGGATGGCTGCATCAAAGcagccatttttaattaaattaaaggtCAAATGTTGCAAATAAATTGTACAATATTGATGCTGTAATACTGATATTGATTAAGGCAAGCCTGTATTGCTGGAAGAATTATGCAGAATTCATCTAACCTATCTATCCTGTTCTGTCCCAAATCAACCATCACATTCAGAGCATGGCAGCTAATCTACAGTAAGTTGCTTGCttctccagaaaaaaaaagaaagacagacatgtTTGGTGAAAGGGTATGGTGCCCATAAGGTGACATGTCCAGTTCACAAAGTGTTTTTGGGGCCACAAGATATTAATTTGAGGGAACATCATCCTTTTCTTGTGGCTAcgagtttaatgtgtaaacaaacctgcgaGACCAGAGCAACACAGGATTATCAGAGAGGGATTCATTAATatcttattttgaattaagaaattattatattatttgttatagaattattacattaatgaaattaattattacgtaaatgaaaacaaaacacattcatttaTCATCACAGAAGAacataaatacaatcataaatacaaaactttattggcataattgtcaggtgtttatttacaaaatattgtaaGCTAGCAAATGTACAAAATTATATCTTGGTAAAGCGATACCCAAATTGAAAGAGGAAATAAGCATatgtaacaaatataaaaaagccctaataagttaatttaacaacaacaacaataataataataataataaatattaaatgtgatgTCAATAAAAATCCTCAACATAGCATTTCATAGCTACAACATATTATCACGTTGAGTTATTATGTCATGGCCACGACAACACTAAGTGAACCGGACATGTCACATTTAAGACACCATAAAAGAGAAAAACCAGAAATGGACAAAAACATTGCTCAGGGAATAAGATGTGCATAAACAGTGCATATGTTTGCAGTGTCTTCTACTAACCAGAAGTTAAACGGATTCAAATGATGACAAACAAATGCTTTTCATGAATTTACCACggcattttcagaaaacaaatgtGCAAAAGCTCACTGGggctgtagttttttttaaaaggtacACCTTTGTACCTTAACCTTAAAGGGTGCAAATTAGtacataaaatgtacatataCCTAAATGAAATATATTAGTAGGCCTACATTTAATAAGGTACATGCCCCAAAGATGACTTTTGTAGCTTTATTTTTGAGAGTGGATATAATAAGCCGTCAAAACTGGTAATTATTAAAACTCGTCTTTGGTGTAATTGAATCCAGTTGCTGCTAGCAGCTGTAACTGTCATTTCACAGTTCAGTCTGAAATGTTCTTTTCcgattccaagattacagtgtaaatactgtgaaatatgacGCATCCACACAATATGAGACATGTATTGTTTCTGCTGAAGGTGAGTCACCAGGGTGACAAGTATGTGCAGGACACACCTAACGAGACACACCTGCTCTGTGAGTTACACATGCGCCCTTCTGATGAAACACTGACAACATCTGGTACGTGCAGTACTGAAGGGAACAGGTTAACTGAGGACAGAACAGCACAGCTTCTCTCCTGTCTGAATGTTTCTAACATTAGGGGTTAAAATACCACAACGGGGATTATCCCTAACATAGCACTGAggagatttatttattgaagCATCATCAAATTTCAAACACTTCTGCATTTGGACAAACCTTAACTCAGATCGTACAGGTTAAGTCTTTTATTTCACTCATGAGCAGCTCATGAGGCTGTGGggaaaaaaagctaaaatatattttaggaaaTTTGTACTTTTATGCAGTATCTTGTCTTTCATCCTGATATTGGaataatgttttatgtataaGCCTGAAAATAGGCACTTTAAATTTCACTTCAGACTTGTTTCTATAACACtctgttattattaatatgaGCAGTTTTACAGAGAAGAGTGCATCACAAAACACCAGTGAGCTAAAAGAGATAAACTATTCATGAACATAGGTACATCACAAGGAACTTGTATTGTCAAgttcagaggtgggtagagtaaaAGTAAAATCActtatagaaatatttactcaagtaaaactaaaagttatagtctgaatagttacttgagaaCGAGTAAAAACTACTCAAGTAattagttagttactagttaccaTATACTGAATATCtatagtctatttttatttagataaatagatacaatgtattttatgtaatgtatgtatatatataattgttttattttttgtttgtttttctcagccTTTATTcaagtcttctgtgtcacataatccttcagaaatcattcccaTATGTTGATTTACTATCAGGGATGTTCTTTTtagttttctattcatcaaagaatcctaaacaaAATGTCACAGGTTCCAAAAGATATTAAGCATAAAAACTGCTAATAAActggtaataaatcaatatattatacTGTAATTAGTTATGTTAACTTTCCACAGTCTGTGACAATTTGGAGTTAATTtttatctgctggtgttggtccattgtgtttcttgaaaaccaaagtcactgcaccttttttccaagaaatcttggagcacgtTTCatgtttattgagatgcacctgtatgcatAAATAACCTATGACATGGAGAAGAGTGAAAACTCCTCACATAACTGCTGTTACCGAACATCTGAACATAACAAACCAAATGCACATTGATGGATCTTCTTACGTCTGTTCTGcacaatgtaaacaaataaataaatatcaatattaattgtGTCTAGGCAAAGACATTCCTCCTGGAACAGAGCTAACGCTGTTTGGAGGGTATTCATTTCATACTCTGTGTCAgcttatttattgtaaaaattatacattgtatttaatgtataagttacacgtacaacaaacttGTAATGTCATATAGTGGTATCTTGACTTGCACTGTAATCGAAAGTAGCCTGTCTATACCTGTTGAActgtagacagcacacgcggtaTTCATCTAATAAAAATCTTCATCGCTAGCAAACAATAgcctttgaacattttatttcaactgaGTGTAGATCCAAGGCCACGTCTTCAATGCTCTTGATGTTCTTAAACTTTCTGTTACAACTCTGAGCGAACTGCTTCAGAAGCTCAGCGTGCGATGgaaactgaacgaatcattcaaactgattcacgaACCAATTcactggtttgatcaagcctttgaacaaaACTGACTCAAAGAATTAATCAAttgcgaatgggcatcgctcattgccaaGAGAAAAGTAGGAAGCTTGTTTTGGAATAAACTTAagcatttattacttttattgcattaagataaagtaacgagaggaatGTCGCCAACAGTAACAAAGTAAAAGCACAGATTTTCCCccaaaatgtacttaagtaagagtaaaattactgatttttaAATACAGACCAAAACTATAAGTTATGAAGTAAATGTAACTGGTTACTCGTTACTACCTCTGGTCAAGTTGTTTAGGTTTTTCCATTCAGCTCTGCCCAAACTTGATAAATGGCTTttcaaggggtcatatgatgcgatttcaattttttctttctctttggcgtgttacaagctgtttgtaaaTAGACAAGAtccataaagttgcaaagactaaagtctcaaacccaaagagatattctttataatagTTAAGAGttgtccacaccctcctaaaaacgtctcgtttaaacacgcccccacatgtctacatcacgatgtgggaagatttgcataacaccgaccaaatgttcatgcaaagaaagaaggagtgacttttattctcgctgccatgttgtggaggtgctgtttcattgtgaaagtgaaactactttgtttgatcTTCCAAATGCTCAacacacaactagaaatcagtggataaGTTGTATTTACCAAACCTTTCCAGAACACactgtttcagtgtgtgtgaaaCGCATTTaacggaggactgtttcctgaacctacaATGCCGGCTGTTGTGACTTACAGgtacatttctatatttaaagtatttgccactgatgatCCAAGCGCAGTTTAGAGCAGTGTAGAGCAGAGCTTGTCGTTTGtagtttctccaatcacaaatgcatacTCAACACAATGCgtaaaaatacagtatgtaaCATTTCTGTCGCTTGCTTAGCATTCAGCCGATCACAatgacagctggccaatcagagcatgaGCTTTGCTTGTTTCAGAAAGGAtaagaggagcaacaataatgttttttctttaaaccacataaacacattgcattacaccaaatacaccaaataatgttcttttaccaacttcatatgatccctttaagttCTGAAGGACACAAAAGGACCACTCatctttactgtttttatttttcttctgcttACAAAAGCTTAGCAAAGCGATCGTAGCAGAGGACAGCATCTGTAATAGCAGTAGTAGAAGGCTGATTAA
This window of the Carassius gibelio isolate Cgi1373 ecotype wild population from Czech Republic chromosome B13, carGib1.2-hapl.c, whole genome shotgun sequence genome carries:
- the perp gene encoding p53 apoptosis effector related to PMP-22, with the translated sequence MFRCGISYPRCRWILPLLLLFAIIFDIIAIAAQSGWVEDENAKTHYASMWKQCRGRNDQWECKSLMELPWAQAVAALMIIGLIILIFAFIVSFVALCCSLNVTLLPVVGCLLIVAVIIQIIALIIYPVKFNEQIYEGYYDYTWAYGFGWGATILMLGCGILFYCLPRYEDELAGLAKTKYIYTSA